From Candidatus Omnitrophota bacterium, a single genomic window includes:
- a CDS encoding shikimate kinase, which produces MNIVLTGFMGTGKSVVGRALAARLEWSFVETDEEIETREGRTIPEIFEQEGEPYFRRVEREVIESLQGSRKKVIATGGGAFVDPSNREKLRSLGKVVCLSASEEVLLERLGRSQHRPLMQVEPGERLGRLRGLLESRAHAYAQADWQVDTTAHTVDQVVDQILKQVRE; this is translated from the coding sequence TTGAATATTGTTTTAACCGGGTTCATGGGGACGGGTAAGAGCGTTGTGGGGCGCGCGCTTGCAGCGCGCCTCGAATGGTCCTTTGTTGAAACCGATGAAGAGATTGAGACCCGGGAGGGGCGGACCATCCCGGAGATTTTTGAGCAAGAAGGAGAACCCTATTTCCGGCGAGTGGAGCGCGAGGTCATTGAATCACTCCAAGGCAGCCGGAAAAAAGTGATCGCCACTGGAGGCGGTGCTTTTGTGGATCCATCCAATCGCGAAAAGCTGCGCAGCCTCGGAAAGGTTGTTTGTTTGTCGGCCTCCGAGGAGGTTCTGCTCGAGCGCTTGGGGCGGTCTCAACACCGGCCTTTGATGCAGGTCGAGCCCGGGGAGAGACTCGGGCGTTTACGGGGGCTCCTGGAAAGTCGGGCGCATGCCTATGCCCAGGCCGATTGGCAGGTGGACACAACGGCCCACACTGTGGATCAGGTCGTGGACCAGATCCTGAAACAGGTGAGGGAATAG